AATCCACTGCCCACAGCAAACACAGGTGGGAGTACGAAAAACTGTGAGTTTATGGGTCGCCGAATGTGTCGAAGTAGATGAGACTGTTTGAGCTTGGGGTTTCAGGTTTGAAGCACAACTAGTCAAAACCATACTAGTTGTAACCAGACCCGCTGCTAAAAACTTGGTAGTAAAAAAACGTCGCTTCATCTGTAATTTATACCTTTAGATTCAAAATATTAACTGCTGATGTATATCTGGCGAGTTTAAATCGCCTGCCAGTTACGGCGATCGCGGCGTTGCCAAATTAAATAAGCAATTGCCCCCAGAAAACAACTCGAACAATCAGAGCATCGCCATTTTGAGTTAGTTGCCAAAGCAAATTGAGATGCAGCGCAGCCAGAGTGCCAAAAATTGTCAGCAACCAGAACTCTGTTTTCTTGGCATAGTCTTTAATTAGTTTTACTAACTCAGCAGGCACAACGGTCATAGTTGTAACTCTCCACTAGTTTGTAACTCAGCTAATTTAGAATTTAAGTAAGCTTGGCGCGACGTAGCATCACCGCATTGATTGCCACAATCACAGTTGAAAAACTCATCAGCAAAGCACCAACTGCTGGTGATAAAACTATCCCCCATTTAGATAGCACTCCAGCAGCAAGAGGGATTGCCAACACGTTATAGCCAGTTGCCCAGAAAAGGTTTTGAAGCATTTTGCGATAGGTCTTTTTGGCTAAATTTAAGGCTTTTACTGCATCCAGGGGCTCGTCATTAATTAAAACCAGATCGGCCGATTCGATCGCCACATTAGTACCAGCACCGATCGCTAACCCCATATTTGCCTCCAATAGGGCAGCCGCGTCATTAATGCCATCACCCACAAATGCGGTGGGAGCCTCTTTTCGTAATGCTTTGATCCGGTTCACTTTATCCTCTGGCAATACCCGCGCATAGTAGCGATCGATGCCCAAATCATCGGCTACACTACGGGCTACGGCTTCGGCATCACCGGTAATCATCACTGCCTTCACATCCATTTGATGCAGGCGATCGATGGTAGCGCGGGCTCTTTCTCTAACCTGATCAGCCATCGAAATAACTGCGATCGCTTGGTCTTTGTCCATTAGCACTACGGCACTTTCGCCGCGATCGTCAGCTTTGGCTAATCCTGCTTGCAAGCTATCTGGTAATTTCAAGTTTTGTTCCTTTACCCATTCAGGGCGACCCAGACGATAGGTTTGGCCATCAACTTGCCCTTCTACTCCCTGGCCAGTGACAGTCTGAAAGTCTTTCATTTTAGGCAAATCAAGCTCATACTGATTCGCAGCTTCTACAATCGCCTTAGCTAGGGGGTGCTCAGAAGCGGTTTCTAGGGCTGCGGCAACGGCTAGTGCTTGTTTTTGCTGTATTTTGGCAACTGTAATATTCTGCACACCAAACTTACCCTTAGTAAGAGTTCCAGTCTTATCAAAAGCCATAATTTTAATATCTTTGGCTCGTTCTAGGGCATCCCGATTCCGCACTAGAATCCCATTTTTAGCGGCTAGTCCAGTAGAGTTAGCAATTACCAGAGGGATAGCCAGACCCAAAGCATGGGGACAGGTAATCACCAGCACCGTCACCGCCCGATTGATCGCAAATACTAAATCATTGATAGACAGCCAGACCACGAAAGTAAGCGAGCCCGAAGCGATCGCCACCAAGGTGAGCCAATAGGCTACTTTGTCTGCAAGTGCCTGGTAACGACTGCGAGAGGATTGGGCTTCTTCCACCAGCCGCATGATTTGACTGATCGCCGTATCATTTCCAATTCGGTTTACTTTAACCTGCACCGAGCCTTCAGTATTGACCGAGCCTGCTACAACCTCATCTCCCACCTTTTTAGAAACTGGCTTTGATTCCCCGGTCAAAAAAGATTCATTAACATTGGTGTTACCTTCGATCACCTCACCATCATTAGGAATCTGTTCACCAGGACGGATTAAGATCACATCCTCAACCTGAATCTGATCGACAGGTATATCTTGAATCTCTCCATCTCGGATTAAGTGGGCTTCGTTGGGAACCAGACTTGATAATTCTTGCAGTGCTTGACTTGCCCCCTGTACTGAGGCCATTTCTACCCAGTGCCCCAACAGCATAATATCGATCAGGGTGGCCAACTCCCAGTAGAAGGGTTTGCCTTCCAATCCTAAAGACACGGCCAGGCTATAGATAAACGCCACTGAGATCGCCAGGGCAATCAGTGTCATCATGCCGATCTTGCTCTGAAATTCATGCCAAGCCCCTTGGATAAACACCCAGCCACCATAGAAGTAGATGACAATGCCAAAAAGTGGGCTAATCCAGACGGAGCCGGGGAATGAAACAGCTTGATAGCTCAACCAATCCTGAAGCTGTTGGGAGAAGTAAAGAATCGGCAGAGTTAGAACTAGCGATCCAAAAAAACGTTGCTTAAACATCTCAGGACTGTGACCTGCATGTTTATCATGACCACCATGATCATGGGAATCATGATTTTGATGATGCGCATGGCTATGGTGTTGGCGATCGCTGCCATGATCATGCTTCATCTGGTTGTGGGAATCTGATTCCGACATAGTACCTCTCAAAATTTAGTTATGCATGATTAGGCTTGAATCTCTAAATTGCCCATCATGCCCATATCTTCGTGGTCAAGAATGTGGCAGTGATATACGGTCTTGCCAGCAAAATCACGGAACGGAATACGGATCCGAACTGTTTCACCAGCCCGCACCAAAACAGTATCTCGCCAAGCCTGATATGGCTCTGGTACGTCATTGCGGCTAATCACCTGAAAGGGATTAACGTGCAAATGGAATGGGTGATCCATCACGCCGTTATTAATAAGTTCCCAATCTTCAACCGTGCCAAGTTTCACCCTGGTATCAATCCGATCGGGTTCGTAGGGTTGACCATTGACTAGAAAAACCATACCCATGCCTGGAGCCATGCCATGATTGAGGACAAATTGCCTGGTTGTGATTGGTTCGGGCAAGTTATTAACCGTAATCAATTGCTTGGGTAGAGACAGCTTAGGCACAGAGCCTTGACAGGTTAAGGTAGCTAAAACTCGATTATTATTGCTAGTGAATCCACCCATCATATTGCCGCGTCCCATCATCCCCATGCCACCTCGGTCATAGGGCAAATTAAGCAGTTCATAGGTTTTAGGCTCACGCTCCCCTCTAATCAGCACTTCAGCCCTCTCACCTGGAGCCATTAACAACTCCGAAATTTCTACTGGCTCAGCTATGCCGCCGCCATCGGTAGCGATCAGATACATGGGATGATTATTAGTGAGCGCAAGGCGATAAAAACGTGATGTGGAAGCATTGAGCAATCGCAATCGCAGAAAGCGATCGTTGGGGATGCTTATCTCTGGTGCAATTTGGCCATTAAGCGCAATAACATTACCTTCCCTGCCAAACGATCGCGCCATAGGATTTAATGTCTGCATTTGACCATTACGATCCAGATCAAAATCCTGTAAGACAAAAAACTCTTCTTTGGCTGTTTGCACTTCGGGAATGCGATCTAAATCACCACGGATCACAAACAACCCGGCTAACCCACCAAATACCTGCTCAGCTACATAACCATGACGATGGGGGTGATACCAGGAAAGCCCGGCAGGGTGGTCTTTAGCGATCGTAAATTCATAGGTAAAGCGATCGCCTGGGGCAATATCAAGAAAGATATTATCACCACTACCTGTGGGCGGGATATGGGGGCCGTGGTAATGCAAATTAGTTGGCTGAGACAGATTATTAGTAAAGTTAATCCGTACTGTGTCACCAGCATTAACTTCAAGGCGTGGCCCCGGTATTGTGCCGTTATAGCTAAGCAATGATGCAGTGTTTCCACCTAGTTGCACCGATCGATAGCTAGCTTCTAGCTCAACCTCTAATAATCCGTTAGCACTCTTGTATAGCTGGGGTGAAGTAATTTCCGCATCACGGGCAAGAGTTGAGCGATTTTTACTGATTAACCAATTTGAAGCTAAAGCTAGCCCTGCACCCGCAGCCCCCAGGACAATAAATTGACGGCGCTTTAATTTGTTCATATGGTTCTTAATTAAATATAAAACTTCCAGTTTACTGGAGGATCAAGACTCTGAGCTCAGACATTAATTAGAAGGTCTGAAACTCCAAGTATGAATATAAACTCTCCAGTGGGATGGAGAGTCAAGGTAGAGGTATAAAGATTCAATTCAAAAGGCTTGGCACTCATCAAGCGCTTGATAACAGAGAGGCTATTTTTTGCTGTACTGGGGGCGACAGGTTGCACCAGATAGCCGATGCAGACTCAAACGGCATAACCCGGCTAGTGCTGTTTCAATCGAGATGTTGTGCAAGGAGTAACCCGAATGCTAAGGGCCACAAGATACCAATGCAAAAGAAGTCTTTTGAATGCACTAGGTAACTGATCACCCGTCTAAGTAAAGTAATTGGCGCTTTTGTATCGATCGCCCTGGTCAGGTTTTTAGCTAACTCGATTTCGGCAGTATTTGCCTGAGGTGGCTTGGTTACTTTCACCAGCTCAACCAGTCTTGACCGTAACTTTGATAGCTCTCTGGGCATTGCCCATTGCCGGTAGTGCTGAACAAGTAAGGATTTAGGCGATAGTTGAATATCTATAACCCAAACAAGCTAAGCTCCGAATTTCAAATCGATTGCTAATTATCCTTACTACTGCATGACCACCAACTCTAGGCGATTTGTTCGCTGATACACAATCCTGGTGTCAAGTTTGATGTTTATCTGGGAATGTCCTGATTATGCATACATTGCCCTGCAATCTGTATGTCATAAATTGTTCATACTACAAGTTTAAAAAATGTCTTTTTACTGTTGGCTAAATCGAGTGCTTAGACTCATTGCCGTTGCGATCGTCGGGTTCATAGTAATTAACTGCTTCTTGACATAATTCTATTAATCATAGATTTTTGCAAGAATTTCGGCAAAATCTTCATGCTAGAGGAATTGCAAGGTGAAAGAAATAAAGGCGATCATCCAAGCTTCCAAACTAGATGATGTCAAAACCGCTCTGATCGATGTTGGTATTCATGGTATGACTGCATCAGACGTTCAGGGTTTTGGTCACCAGAAGGGACATATAAAGCCTAATCCTGGCTCCGATTACGATCGGATTGAATCAACTTTAGCCTTGATGGTGCTTGGTGGCATGTTTGTTGGCCCTAGCTTCACCAAAAAATATGCAGTTCAATTGTTGCCCAAAACCCAGATCGAAGTAGTAGTTGAAGATGACCAGGTTGATGAAGCGGTAAAAAAAATTCTTGCCGTTGCCAACACTGGTGAGATTGGCGATGGCAAGATATTTATCACTAATGTCAATGAGACAATTCGCTTGCGTACTGGCGAAAGAGGCGATGAAGCCCTTTAAATCTAAGCCAGACATGCGGCTTAATCAGCTAATAACACCCAAATGGAGTATTAAATAAATGAGGTATGAGGTATTAAATATTAAACCAAAGCAGTCGAAGCACTCATGTGGTGTAGCATTTTTTTGAGGTGCTTGAGCGCAGGGGTAACGATCGCCACAAAATAAGCCTCCCGTAGCTTCCGTTCCTGCGGACTACCATGTAAATAAGCCCTCGCGCCAGCATGAAGCATTGCTGAATTTGCCGCCTTGAGGGAAAGTTCTGCCGCTGTAATTCTGGCCTGAATCGCTTCTCGATCGAGTTCGGGATCATAATCTCCCTCAAAGGCATCGATCCGATCGGCGAGGGTATAGGTTCGCAGTCGCAACATTTCTAGTTCTGATGCCAGCTCTTCGGCTTGATCATCCAGAAAATAATTCACATGTCCCAGGCGCTTATTCGATCGCTGGATTAATTCAATGCAGCTATTCACCAAACCCAACCCCATCCCCACCTGAGTAAGAATAAAACCTGGTTTGATTCTGGGTATATATTGATCGCAAGGCGCAGATAGTACAAACTGATCGGCTACAAACACATCCCGCAGCACACAGCTAAAGGTTTTAGTACCTTCCAGGGCAATGAAGTGGGCATTCTGCCGCAGGGTCAAGCCAGGGAAATCTCCCTCCGACACGATCGCCATCATGTAGTCTTCAGTATCGGCAATTTTTGCTACCACTGCGAAATAGTGACCCGCATCAATATTTGAAACCCAGGGCAACAGACCATTTAGCACATAACCGCCATCACAGGGCTTCGCTTCGATCGCAATCTTTTCAATATTGGCAAAATGCTTCATCGGGTTGGATAAACCAGTTCCTGCCAGCACTTCGCCAGAGGCAACCTTTGGTAATACCTCACGATGCAAATATTTATTTTCACTTTTTTGCAAATACCAGACACAGGCCACCTGACACCAGGCAATAAAACCAGTGCTCATGCATTGATTGGAGATCGCTTCGATCACCTGGGTCGTTGCTTTCAACCCCTTGGCGGCACCACCAAGCTCGGTTGGCACTGACTGAGCAAATCCACCCAATTTGCCCACCTTATGCATAAATTGCTGGGGGTAAACGCCCTTTAAGTCGATGTCCTTAACGATCGGTTCTAATTCCTGCTTAATTAAGTTGGCGAAATTAGGATCGCTTAAGGGATTTTCTAAGTTATAGGTAGGACTAGCCTGCTGGGATAAATTTTCCAGTACCTGCATCTACGTTTCTCCTAACTTGACTGTTTGAATGCTATTAAAATTAACTAAATGTGTTTAAATGCTCTGGGCTGACTCTTTAGCTCAACGACTAAATTAACTAAATTATTTATTGATGCCGATCATAAACATCAGCAATTGTCTTTAAAATTGATTTGCCAAATGACTTAATCAAATGACTTAATTCAGTAGCAATTTAAAATTGGCTGCCCCTATCTCGGATAGGAAAGATATGCAAAAGATATGCATAAGAAGTTAATCAGATTCAATATTTCTAAGCATAAAAATTACTGTGATCATCTTGCGTTGGCGAAAATCTTATTTATTTCTTATTGATTCTTATTTATTAATAGTTAATTGTGAACTGGTTTGGAATCTAGCTACAGTCTGGTTCTCAGGCTAATAATAAAAAACTTACTTAAATAAATACCAGCCGATCGATTGGCTCGATCCATGTTTATACAATTGATGATCAGGCAAACTAGTGTAAAATTTCACCAATAATTACTTCAGCTTATCCATCAATCCTCTGCTGATTAATGTGGCTTGGTACTGTTACTTTGGTAATGTTACTAAGGATTCTAAAAATTTATGCTTATGTAGG
The sequence above is a segment of the Pseudanabaena sp. PCC 7367 genome. Coding sequences within it:
- a CDS encoding P-II family nitrogen regulator, whose translation is MKEIKAIIQASKLDDVKTALIDVGIHGMTASDVQGFGHQKGHIKPNPGSDYDRIESTLALMVLGGMFVGPSFTKKYAVQLLPKTQIEVVVEDDQVDEAVKKILAVANTGEIGDGKIFITNVNETIRLRTGERGDEAL
- a CDS encoding multicopper oxidase family protein; translation: MNKLKRRQFIVLGAAGAGLALASNWLISKNRSTLARDAEITSPQLYKSANGLLEVELEASYRSVQLGGNTASLLSYNGTIPGPRLEVNAGDTVRINFTNNLSQPTNLHYHGPHIPPTGSGDNIFLDIAPGDRFTYEFTIAKDHPAGLSWYHPHRHGYVAEQVFGGLAGLFVIRGDLDRIPEVQTAKEEFFVLQDFDLDRNGQMQTLNPMARSFGREGNVIALNGQIAPEISIPNDRFLRLRLLNASTSRFYRLALTNNHPMYLIATDGGGIAEPVEISELLMAPGERAEVLIRGEREPKTYELLNLPYDRGGMGMMGRGNMMGGFTSNNNRVLATLTCQGSVPKLSLPKQLITVNNLPEPITTRQFVLNHGMAPGMGMVFLVNGQPYEPDRIDTRVKLGTVEDWELINNGVMDHPFHLHVNPFQVISRNDVPEPYQAWRDTVLVRAGETVRIRIPFRDFAGKTVYHCHILDHEDMGMMGNLEIQA
- a CDS encoding copper-translocating P-type ATPase, yielding MSESDSHNQMKHDHGSDRQHHSHAHHQNHDSHDHGGHDKHAGHSPEMFKQRFFGSLVLTLPILYFSQQLQDWLSYQAVSFPGSVWISPLFGIVIYFYGGWVFIQGAWHEFQSKIGMMTLIALAISVAFIYSLAVSLGLEGKPFYWELATLIDIMLLGHWVEMASVQGASQALQELSSLVPNEAHLIRDGEIQDIPVDQIQVEDVILIRPGEQIPNDGEVIEGNTNVNESFLTGESKPVSKKVGDEVVAGSVNTEGSVQVKVNRIGNDTAISQIMRLVEEAQSSRSRYQALADKVAYWLTLVAIASGSLTFVVWLSINDLVFAINRAVTVLVITCPHALGLAIPLVIANSTGLAAKNGILVRNRDALERAKDIKIMAFDKTGTLTKGKFGVQNITVAKIQQKQALAVAAALETASEHPLAKAIVEAANQYELDLPKMKDFQTVTGQGVEGQVDGQTYRLGRPEWVKEQNLKLPDSLQAGLAKADDRGESAVVLMDKDQAIAVISMADQVRERARATIDRLHQMDVKAVMITGDAEAVARSVADDLGIDRYYARVLPEDKVNRIKALRKEAPTAFVGDGINDAAALLEANMGLAIGAGTNVAIESADLVLINDEPLDAVKALNLAKKTYRKMLQNLFWATGYNVLAIPLAAGVLSKWGIVLSPAVGALLMSFSTVIVAINAVMLRRAKLT
- a CDS encoding acyl-CoA dehydrogenase family protein, which produces MQVLENLSQQASPTYNLENPLSDPNFANLIKQELEPIVKDIDLKGVYPQQFMHKVGKLGGFAQSVPTELGGAAKGLKATTQVIEAISNQCMSTGFIAWCQVACVWYLQKSENKYLHREVLPKVASGEVLAGTGLSNPMKHFANIEKIAIEAKPCDGGYVLNGLLPWVSNIDAGHYFAVVAKIADTEDYMMAIVSEGDFPGLTLRQNAHFIALEGTKTFSCVLRDVFVADQFVLSAPCDQYIPRIKPGFILTQVGMGLGLVNSCIELIQRSNKRLGHVNYFLDDQAEELASELEMLRLRTYTLADRIDAFEGDYDPELDREAIQARITAAELSLKAANSAMLHAGARAYLHGSPQERKLREAYFVAIVTPALKHLKKMLHHMSASTALV